The stretch of DNA AATCTTAAAAACACTTGTCATTAATTTCATCCCTCAATTAACCATTCTGAACAATTGCACCGTGCACTGGCTGGTCAACAAGCATGTCCGCTTTGCTTGTGATGCTGAGGACATCATACCATGCCGCTGTGTCTAAAGTATTAATCGTACCCAAAAGCAACACAAATTTTACATAATCTTTTTAACAAGAATCACCCTCATTGACGTCACTAAAATAGCGACCCTAGATTAGCTCACAGACTAATCCAAAGTCGCTATTTTTACTTCATTAACGTTTAATCTTCGTCATCATCATCGTCTTCTTCGTCTAAACCAGTCCGGGCATCGTTGCCCAAGAAGGCTTGTAATTGACGAATGTTGCGGTTGTTACCGCCACGGTAGCCCACTAACCAGGCAGCCAATGCTGGACGTTCTTCCTTTTCGGCTAACTTGATGGCTCGGTCGACAAAGAGGTTTTCAGTATCGAAATCTTGAATGGTCGCGGCAACCAATGTGTTGGCGTCGTTGTACTTGAAAGCCCCATTTTCTTCCAACATTGAATACTTCGTTAATTCCGCCGTTGTTGATGAAGGTTTTTGGTTTTCATCAAGCAATAATTCGGCTAAGTCCGCAAAGTTCTTCGTATTCAACGCTAATAAACGAGCATATTCTGAGCGTAATCCAAACGCGTTTGCGCCCTTCACGTACCATTTTACTTGGTTTAATTTGACATATTCTACCAGTAAATTCGACAAGATGTGATTCGTCATTGCTCCCGCCGTCGGGGTATGATGATCGATGTCACTCTGTTTTAGTTCCGCTGCGTATTGATCTTCGATAGTTAATTCACTCATGGGGATTCCTCCTATTTTACCTTGACGCTTTGAACTTCGTAGCCCAAGCCAGTTACAACATCCGTTAATTTATCAGCGTCCGTGACGCCTTCGTCAAAATTAGTTTTGACTTTGCTGGCATTGAATAACACTTTGACGTTTTCAACCCCGTTTTGATTTTCTAAGGCTTTTTCGATTTTAGTCATGCATGATGGGCAAGTTAATGTGCCTAATTGCATCGTTGCTTTTGCCATAATGATTACCTCCGCTTAGTTTAAATCTCATTGATTGACTCTAGTTTACCGGCTAAGCCGGCTTTTGAAATTGACCACCATCAAGAAATGGCAGCTTTTACTTTAATTTGTTTAACGGTATAGCCTAACTCAGTCACAACATCGGCCAGCGTCTCGGCGGTCGTCGACGTTTCATCAAAACTAACTTTAACCTTGCTAGCATTGAACAACACTTTGACCGTCTGGACACCGGGTTGTTTTGCCAACGCTTTTTGAATCTTAGTCAGGCACGATGGGCAAGTCAACGTGTCTAATTGCATAATGGCTTTTGTCATTTTTAACACCCTCCGTTGTTTGATTTCTTATTTGATGGGTCTATCATAACGAGAATTTGTTGATAAGAACTTGACCGCCGTCAAGAAATAAAATCTTTTTTCGTTATATGATGATTGTGTTCTAAAAAGGCATTTACTGACCGCTTAATTTAGGGAAACGTAAATCAAGTCCATGCAAACTACTATATTAGTGAGCATTTAAACCCAACTCGCCAAAAATTCTGATATAGTTATGATGAAATATAAGGGAGGTTATCGCCATGGCAGCACAAGCAACTCATGAGTGTGTTCAATTAGTACCTATTTTTCAAGAACTCGCGGCAGATCAACTCGATACGATCGAATCCATCGTGCAGCATCATCATTATCAACCCGGAGAAACGTTGTTTAACGCCGATGATCCGTTAGACACGCTAATGATCATCTCCGGTGGTCAAGCAAAGGTCTATCAACTTGCAGCAAATGGTCGGGAGCAATTATTATATTTATTACAAACTGGGGATATTGACGGCGAAGCGGCATTATTTGAAACGAAGCATCGGACGTCTTACGGGGAAGCTTTGGTGCCAACGGATGTTTGTAGCATTCGACGCGAGGACTTCCAAAAATTAATGCAAAAATATCCAAGTATCAGTATCAACGTCTTGAATGTGTTCGGTAAACGGTTAACGCAACTGGAACGGCAGACAACCAGTACGGCGACCGAATCGGTGGAAGCCCGTTTAGCCAATTATTTGACCGAAACAGCCGCATCGTTAAACGAACCTGCTTTCAAATTACCTTTGAAGAAAAAAGACCTCGCAACCTTTTTAGGCACGACGCCAGAAACGATTAGTCGAAAGTTGACCCGTTTCGAGCAGGCCGGTCTGATCACGCAAAAGCCAGGCAAGATCATTCAGATCAATGACGCGGATCAATTATTATTAGTGGAATAAATTTATGTTGGTCGGGGAAAACTCGGCCTTTTTTTGCGCTCTCATTTTTAATCTACGGTATAATTAAAGCTGTATTAGAAAATTAATCGAGGAGTGGATTTAATGGCAACAATCAGTCAAGCAGCAGTTAAACAAGATCTCTATGACGCCGTCAACGGTGACTGGCTCAAGACCGCCGAAATTCCCGACGATCATGCTTCAACCGGTGGCTTCATGGACCTCGTTGATGCGATTGAAAAAACGTTAATGCACGATTTTGATGCCATGGCTGCGGGTGAAACGGCACCAAATGACCCACAGTTAGCCGAATTCATTAAATTTTATCAATTAACCAAAGATTTCAAACAGCGGAACGCTGCGGGGGCTAACCCAATCTTGCCGTGTTTGAAACAGATCGATAGTCTCAGCGACTTCGCAGACCTCCAGCAACGGATGCCCGATTGGCTCTACGATGGCTTACCACTACCATTTAGTTTGGACGTCGATGCCGATATGAAAAATACCAAGGTCAACGCCCTCTTTGCACAGGCACCGAATACGATTTTGCCTGACAAGACTTACTATGATGACGGTAATGAGTCCGGCCCTAAATTATTAGCTGTTTACGGTCAAATGATGACGCAATTGCTTCAATTAACCGGTTATAAAGAAGTCGAAGCCCAACAAATCGTGGCTGACACGCTGAAATTTGACCGGCTGATCGTCCCATGGGTCAAGAGTGCCGAAGAAGCCGCCGATTATAGTAAAATGTATAATCCACGGGCATTCAAAGACTTCGCCAATGACAGCAAGTACCTCGATTTAGCTGCCATTACGTACTCTGTGATCAATGGCAACCCAGAAACGGTTATTTTGCCAGAACCCGCATTCTTTGATCATTTCAACGAAGTCGTTAATCCCGAAAACTTTGAGATGATGAAAAACTGGATGAAGGCCAAACTCGTTCAACGGTTGAGTGGTTATTTGAGTGATGAGATGCGGACGCTGGGAACCACTTATTCGCGGACGTTATCTGGTCAAAAACAACCTCGAAATCAAGCTAAGAGCGCGTACTACCTCGCAGCTGGGGCTTTTGATCAAGTCGTGGGCTTATATTATGGTCATACCTATTTCGGTGAAGCAGCTAAAGCCGATGTTCATCAAATGGTCGAAAAAATGATTGGTGTTTATAAACGGCGCTTGGAAGCAAATACTTGGTTGAGTGCGGATACGCGTGCGAAAGCCGTCACTAAACTGAACAATTTAGGCATCCAGGTCGGTTATCCTGACAAATTGGAAGCCGTTTATACGAAATTCCATACCCTGTCCGCTGCGGATGGTGGGAGTGTCTTGAGTAACGTGCTGGCCTTTGGTCGCATTGCGCGCAAAGATATGTTCGCTAAATGGGGCCAGCCAACTGACCGGACCCGTTGGGAAATGAGCGCTGACACGGTCAATGCTTACTACCATCCCTTTATGAACATCATCGTGTTCCCAGCGGCCATCTTGCAAGCACCATTCTACAGTTTGGCACAATCCTCCAGCGCAAACTATGGTGGGATTGGGGCCGTGATTGCCCACGAAATCTCACATGCGTTTGATAACAACGGGGCCTTGTTTGATGAGTTTGGGAACCTGCATAATTGGTGGACTGAAGCAGATTCTGCCCACTTTAAGGAACTTGCTAAAGCGATGATCACCGAATTTGATGGTCTCGAATTCGCTGGCGCCAAGGTCAACGGGACCCTAACCGTTTCCGAAAACATCGCGGACGCTGGTGGGTTAAGTTGTGCCGAAGAAGCTGCTAAGAATGAAGCCGACGTTGATCTCAGCGCCTTCTTCACCAATTGGGCCATGGTCTGGCGGATGAAAGCCACCAAACAATATATGCAATTATTGCTCTCAATTGACGTGCATGCTCCCGCAAAACTACGAGCTAACGTGCAACCTAAGAATTTAGATGATTTCTATACTACTTTTGACATTACGCCGGAAGATCCAATGTACCTCGCTCCCGACCAACGGGTTAAAATCTGGTAATTTAACTTAATCCGGATAACCACTATTATCCGGTGACCCAAAACGAGTCCGGGATTATCCGGGCTCGTTTCGTTTTTAAAAGGAGTCCTATTGATGCCTAAGCTAGAAAAGTACCATCCGATTTTAACGCCCCATTATACATTTGATTGGCTGACCAAAGCCCGCGTCAAAGACGTTTTGACGTTAATTCAGGAAACTGACGCTAGGCAGCAGCCAACCATTCTCAGTGTCGCAGACCGCATCAATCAAACGATGCGTGAGATCTTTCATGATCAAAAACTTGTATGGGGGATTACGCAACGTACAACCGATCAACTGATTGGGATCGCCGGCTTCACGCCGTTGGATTTAACCGCTAACACTGCGACGCTGACCGTCACGGTGTTGCCAGCACAACAACAACCTGCCGTTTTAGCTGAAATCTATACACGTCTAACAGCGTTCGCCACACATGAACTCGGACTAACACAATTAAGCGTGCACTTGTCACAACCAGATCAATCACTGACAAAGATCTTCACTGAATTAGGCTTCTCAGTCATGACCACCGACCCGTTAGATTTTAAATTAACCCGCTAAGCTCACGCTCGCAAAAGACTCACTTTCACAAGCTTGTGAGTCTTTTTTGTTTATGATTGCGTTTTCATCAATTGACCTTTATAATGATTTTATGACATGTGGTTAACTATTTTTATAAAGAAATATCAAAATCATCAACTTTGGTTATCAGCGGTATATCAGCATTTGATTATCAGTCGATTAATGAGTGCTGTTAACTTTTAACCGCTTTACGGTTGTGTTTTGCTTTTAATCAAGTACAATAAAATTGTTAGCAAATACATGTTGTACAATTTCAATTGTGAATTGACACACATTAACTAAGGAGTGTTTTAAATATGAAAGTTATCGTTATTGGTTGTACCCACGCCGGCACCGCTGCGGTTAATCAGATTTTGGCTTCAAACCCTGAAACAGACGTCACGATTTACGAAAAAAATGACAACGTCTCATTCCTTTCTTGTGGCATTGCGCTTTATCTAGGCGGTCAAGTCGCCGACCCTCAAGGGCTTTTCTATTCTAGTCCAGAAAAATTAGCTGAACTTGGGGCAACTGTCCACATGCAACATGATGTGACAGCCGTTGACACCGACCAACACACGGTAACCGTTACCGACTTAGTTAATGGTGAAGAAAAAACGGATCACTATGACAAGCTAATTATGACAACCGGTTCTTGGCCAGTTATCCCACCAATCGATGGCATCGACAACCCAAATGTCTACCTTTGCAAAAACTGGGGCCATGCACAAAAGCTCTGGACGGATGCCAAGGAAGCCAAACGCGTGATCGTCATCGGCGGTGGTTATATTGGGACTGAATTAGTCGAAGCCTATCAACGTCAAGGTAAAGAAGTGACCTTGATCGATGGCTTACCACGGATTTTAAATAAATATTTAGATCAAGAATACACCGACCGAATCGAAAAAGATTTCGTCGACCACGGCATTGAAATGGCCCTTGGTCAGATGGTCAAAGGGTTCAGTGGCGATGGCGATGAAGTCACCGTTACGACCGATAAAGGCAGTTATACCGCTGACATGGCTATCTTGTGCGTTGGGTTCCGGCCAAACACCGCCTTACTCAAAGGTAAAGTGGACATGAACGCCAACGGTTCAATCAAAACGAATGATTATATGCAAACTTCTGACCCTGACATTTATGGGGCCGGTGACTCAGTCGCAGTGCATTATAACCCAACCCATAAAGATGCTTATATTCCATTGGCAACGAATGCGGTGCGGCAAGGGACCTTAGTTGGGCTGAATATCTTCAAGCCAACTCGGAAATACATGGGAACCCAATCTACTTCTGGTTTGATGCTATTTGGTAAAACTATCGTTGCTTCTGGGATGACCTTGGAACATGCAAAAGCAGAAGGCATCCCTGCCGCTGCAGTGACAGTTGAAGATAACTACCGGCCAGAATTTATGCCGTCAACAACGCCAGTTTTGATGCAATTGGTTTACAATCCAGAAACTCGCGTTATTTTAGGCGCACAATTCATGAGTGACTACGATGTTTCTCAATCAGCCAACACGATCTCAGTGCTGATTCAAAACAACAACACTATTGATGACTTAGGCTTTGTGGACATGTTCTTCCAACCAACTTACGACCGGCCATTTAACTACTTGAACATTCTCGGCCAAGCCGCGATTGCCCAAGCCGCAAGTAAAGTAACTGAATAATTTATTCTGCTGACCTCCTATAAAACTAATCCCCGATGCTAACTGATACGAGCTAGCATCAGGGATTTTTGTTGTGGCGGTCGATTATCAGATATCATTAAAGAAAGCGAGGTGTTAGCCGTGAGTATCAATACGCATTCCCTGCAACAAGCCTATTTAGATTGGGTAACGCAAAAACAGGTATTCAAACCACAAGCAAACTTTACAACCATTCAAACCCCTTTCGTAGACATATATCACGATACCATTGAACTTTTCATTGAAAAACATGCTGGACATTATATTCTGAGCGATGATGGTTACACACTTGATGAACTGGATACGCTAGATTTACAATTAAGTCCCAAGCATGCATCAAAAAAACGACAAGCCCTTTTTGAACAAACCTGCTTAAACTTCGGTATTCAAATTAATCAACTAAAGGTTGAAAGTTAAAAATTGCCGGTCTGCACCACTACGTCAACAATCCGGTAATGAAAACTAGTCGACTACTGCCGCTTCCGGTTGTTGCCGATAACATGCGGTCGAGGGACCGGTTCAAGCCATAGAAACGTCTTGAACCTCGCCCGGAAACTTTGCCAAAGCCTCAAATCTCCCGGACGTGCAGGTGGTGTAAGGCCGGCAAAAGAACGCCGGTCAAACACCACCTGCACGTCCGATGCTATCAGCAACAACCTCCAGCTAAGTCAGTCAAAATCGGTGTGCAGTGTCGGCGAGATTAATCGGCGTTCTTGGCTGACTAATCTCGCGGGGCAATTCAAAGACGGGTTTTGTCGGCTTGGAATTGAGGCGTCAGACCGTACCTTGGCTGGCGACGTCCCCCACAGCACACCGATTTTGACTGACGGAGCGCTAAATTTAGGTGAGTCTACTTTAGGCTTATGGGTTACCGATACGACAACATTTGTGATACTTTTGAGTCTTTCAACCTTTAGTTATATTAGCCACAATTCAAAAAGCTACCACCAACACAA from Lactiplantibacillus brownii encodes:
- a CDS encoding ferritin-like domain-containing protein gives rise to the protein MSELTIEDQYAAELKQSDIDHHTPTAGAMTNHILSNLLVEYVKLNQVKWYVKGANAFGLRSEYARLLALNTKNFADLAELLLDENQKPSSTTAELTKYSMLEENGAFKYNDANTLVAATIQDFDTENLFVDRAIKLAEKEERPALAAWLVGYRGGNNRNIRQLQAFLGNDARTGLDEEDDDDDED
- a CDS encoding heavy-metal-associated domain-containing protein, whose translation is MAKATMQLGTLTCPSCMTKIEKALENQNGVENVKVLFNASKVKTNFDEGVTDADKLTDVVTGLGYEVQSVKVK
- a CDS encoding heavy-metal-associated domain-containing protein, producing MTKAIMQLDTLTCPSCLTKIQKALAKQPGVQTVKVLFNASKVKVSFDETSTTAETLADVVTELGYTVKQIKVKAAIS
- a CDS encoding Crp/Fnr family transcriptional regulator — encoded protein: MAAQATHECVQLVPIFQELAADQLDTIESIVQHHHYQPGETLFNADDPLDTLMIISGGQAKVYQLAANGREQLLYLLQTGDIDGEAALFETKHRTSYGEALVPTDVCSIRREDFQKLMQKYPSISINVLNVFGKRLTQLERQTTSTATESVEARLANYLTETAASLNEPAFKLPLKKKDLATFLGTTPETISRKLTRFEQAGLITQKPGKIIQINDADQLLLVE
- a CDS encoding M13 family metallopeptidase yields the protein MATISQAAVKQDLYDAVNGDWLKTAEIPDDHASTGGFMDLVDAIEKTLMHDFDAMAAGETAPNDPQLAEFIKFYQLTKDFKQRNAAGANPILPCLKQIDSLSDFADLQQRMPDWLYDGLPLPFSLDVDADMKNTKVNALFAQAPNTILPDKTYYDDGNESGPKLLAVYGQMMTQLLQLTGYKEVEAQQIVADTLKFDRLIVPWVKSAEEAADYSKMYNPRAFKDFANDSKYLDLAAITYSVINGNPETVILPEPAFFDHFNEVVNPENFEMMKNWMKAKLVQRLSGYLSDEMRTLGTTYSRTLSGQKQPRNQAKSAYYLAAGAFDQVVGLYYGHTYFGEAAKADVHQMVEKMIGVYKRRLEANTWLSADTRAKAVTKLNNLGIQVGYPDKLEAVYTKFHTLSAADGGSVLSNVLAFGRIARKDMFAKWGQPTDRTRWEMSADTVNAYYHPFMNIIVFPAAILQAPFYSLAQSSSANYGGIGAVIAHEISHAFDNNGALFDEFGNLHNWWTEADSAHFKELAKAMITEFDGLEFAGAKVNGTLTVSENIADAGGLSCAEEAAKNEADVDLSAFFTNWAMVWRMKATKQYMQLLLSIDVHAPAKLRANVQPKNLDDFYTTFDITPEDPMYLAPDQRVKIW
- a CDS encoding GNAT family N-acetyltransferase; the encoded protein is MPKLEKYHPILTPHYTFDWLTKARVKDVLTLIQETDARQQPTILSVADRINQTMREIFHDQKLVWGITQRTTDQLIGIAGFTPLDLTANTATLTVTVLPAQQQPAVLAEIYTRLTAFATHELGLTQLSVHLSQPDQSLTKIFTELGFSVMTTDPLDFKLTR
- a CDS encoding FAD-dependent oxidoreductase codes for the protein MKVIVIGCTHAGTAAVNQILASNPETDVTIYEKNDNVSFLSCGIALYLGGQVADPQGLFYSSPEKLAELGATVHMQHDVTAVDTDQHTVTVTDLVNGEEKTDHYDKLIMTTGSWPVIPPIDGIDNPNVYLCKNWGHAQKLWTDAKEAKRVIVIGGGYIGTELVEAYQRQGKEVTLIDGLPRILNKYLDQEYTDRIEKDFVDHGIEMALGQMVKGFSGDGDEVTVTTDKGSYTADMAILCVGFRPNTALLKGKVDMNANGSIKTNDYMQTSDPDIYGAGDSVAVHYNPTHKDAYIPLATNAVRQGTLVGLNIFKPTRKYMGTQSTSGLMLFGKTIVASGMTLEHAKAEGIPAAAVTVEDNYRPEFMPSTTPVLMQLVYNPETRVILGAQFMSDYDVSQSANTISVLIQNNNTIDDLGFVDMFFQPTYDRPFNYLNILGQAAIAQAASKVTE
- a CDS encoding DUF1828 domain-containing protein, whose product is MSINTHSLQQAYLDWVTQKQVFKPQANFTTIQTPFVDIYHDTIELFIEKHAGHYILSDDGYTLDELDTLDLQLSPKHASKKRQALFEQTCLNFGIQINQLKVES